The following proteins are co-located in the Haloarcula marismortui ATCC 43049 genome:
- the malA gene encoding alpha-amylase MalA yields MHHPGPPRFVATGDEVELAPRDPDPSATYTWRLTQAPKESTVSLGDDPVEHLVPDAPGRYVIRLTAPDGEHDLTVRAFPGRLQPSGTHTSGRSGGHSGVSSGRSGSGHSGSGEYTSARDSGDEDGGGGQPRLTLRPEIEGDEAVVRADCSPHPEGTETAGDLTVEFLLDDRDDIDADAVTRDGTALRIPLDALPDRARIHAVAIGDHGYSVPDAVEFSRDGGGIETVTSGDGVAASRPYDAPAWAEDAVIYEIYVRTFAGESDASPFDAIIDRLDYLDSLGVDAIWLTPVLQNDHAPHGYNITDFFEIASDLGTRADYERFIEAAHDRGFKVLFDLVCNHSARTHPYFESAVEGPDADYREWYEWRSDTEPETYFEWEHIANFNFDHLPVRRHLLDAVAQWAELVDGFRCDMAWAVPNGFWREIHDYCKDRDSEFLLLDETIPYIPDFQAGLFDMHFDSTTYAALRQVGDGGDAEAVLSAIEGRAEIGFPEHASFMLYAENHDETRYIVDYGRDAAEAAAGALFTLPGAPLLYAGQEFGQRGRRDDLAWDHADKALQSFVSDLSATRHDQPALSADADLVRIPYEVRDGPSDRVVAYARATDEDAAVVVLNFGSEPTTVRLPAGTDDTDLVSGEHRGAAGDGGATVTVDSVSVFPADESDLSQ; encoded by the coding sequence ATGCACCATCCTGGACCGCCGCGGTTCGTGGCGACGGGTGACGAGGTCGAACTCGCGCCCCGCGACCCGGACCCGTCGGCGACCTACACGTGGCGACTGACGCAGGCACCAAAGGAATCAACGGTATCGCTCGGCGACGACCCGGTCGAGCACCTCGTCCCCGACGCGCCGGGCAGATACGTCATCCGACTCACTGCACCCGACGGCGAACACGACCTCACCGTGCGCGCGTTTCCAGGGAGACTCCAGCCGAGTGGCACACACACGTCCGGCCGCTCTGGCGGTCATAGCGGCGTCTCCAGCGGTCGAAGTGGCTCAGGTCACAGCGGGAGCGGCGAGTACACCTCGGCAAGGGACAGCGGCGACGAAGACGGTGGCGGCGGGCAGCCCCGCCTGACGTTGCGACCGGAGATCGAGGGCGACGAAGCCGTCGTTCGAGCGGACTGCAGCCCCCACCCGGAGGGGACCGAGACGGCCGGCGACCTCACCGTCGAGTTCCTGCTGGATGACCGTGACGACATCGACGCCGACGCGGTGACCCGCGATGGAACGGCCCTCCGGATTCCGCTGGACGCGCTTCCGGACCGCGCTCGCATCCACGCCGTTGCCATCGGAGACCACGGCTACAGCGTGCCCGACGCCGTCGAGTTTAGCCGCGACGGGGGCGGCATCGAGACCGTGACGAGCGGCGACGGGGTCGCTGCCAGTCGACCGTACGACGCGCCGGCCTGGGCTGAGGACGCTGTCATCTACGAGATCTACGTCCGCACGTTCGCCGGCGAGAGCGACGCCTCGCCTTTCGACGCGATCATCGACCGGCTGGACTACCTCGACTCGCTCGGCGTCGACGCCATCTGGCTCACGCCGGTGTTACAGAACGACCACGCGCCCCACGGTTACAACATCACTGACTTCTTCGAAATCGCGTCGGATCTGGGCACCCGCGCGGATTACGAGCGGTTCATTGAGGCGGCCCACGACCGCGGGTTCAAGGTCCTGTTCGACCTTGTGTGTAACCACTCGGCGCGGACCCACCCCTACTTCGAGTCCGCCGTGGAAGGACCGGACGCCGACTACCGGGAGTGGTACGAGTGGCGAAGTGACACCGAACCGGAGACGTACTTCGAGTGGGAACACATCGCGAACTTCAATTTCGACCACCTGCCGGTCCGCCGACACCTGCTCGATGCGGTCGCCCAGTGGGCCGAACTGGTCGACGGGTTCCGCTGTGATATGGCCTGGGCCGTCCCGAACGGCTTCTGGCGTGAGATCCACGATTACTGCAAGGACCGCGACAGCGAGTTCTTGCTACTGGACGAGACCATCCCGTACATCCCCGACTTTCAGGCCGGGCTGTTTGACATGCACTTCGACTCGACGACCTACGCCGCGCTCCGGCAGGTCGGGGACGGCGGCGATGCTGAAGCCGTCCTCAGTGCCATCGAGGGGCGGGCGGAGATCGGCTTCCCGGAGCACGCGTCGTTCATGCTGTACGCGGAGAACCACGACGAGACGCGGTACATCGTCGACTACGGGCGGGACGCCGCCGAGGCCGCCGCGGGGGCGCTGTTCACGCTCCCGGGCGCGCCGTTGCTGTACGCCGGGCAGGAGTTCGGCCAGCGCGGCCGGCGCGACGACCTCGCGTGGGACCACGCTGACAAGGCGCTCCAGTCGTTCGTCAGCGACCTTTCGGCAACCAGACACGACCAGCCGGCGTTGTCGGCGGATGCGGACCTCGTCCGAATCCCGTACGAGGTCCGGGACGGCCCGTCCGACCGTGTCGTCGCGTACGCACGGGCGACTGACGAGGACGCGGCCGTCGTAGTACTCAACTTCGGCAGCGAGCCGACGACGGTCAGGCTCCCGGCCGGGACTGACGATACCGACCTCGTCTCCGGGGAGCACCGTGGGGCTGCTGGTGACGGAGGCGCGACCGTGACCGTCGATAGTGTGAGCGTGTTTCCGGCTGACGAGAGTGACCTGAGCCAGTAG